A single region of the Acinetobacter sp. WCHA45 genome encodes:
- the ruvC gene encoding crossover junction endodeoxyribonuclease RuvC, which produces MSLIIGIDPGSRLTGYGIIEKDGNKLRFVDAGTIRTETQAMPERLKRIFAGVERIVKFHGPTEAAVEQVFMAQNPDSALKLGQARGAAIAALVNLDLQVAEYTARQIKQSVVGYGAAEKEQVQMMVMRLLNLSIQPQADAADALAAAICHAHASGSMSKMAVLNALGGMARGRSRSSSRRR; this is translated from the coding sequence ATGTCATTAATTATTGGTATTGATCCTGGTTCACGCTTAACAGGTTATGGAATTATCGAAAAAGATGGCAATAAATTACGTTTTGTCGATGCAGGAACCATTCGTACTGAAACTCAAGCAATGCCTGAACGACTAAAACGTATTTTTGCAGGTGTTGAACGTATTGTTAAATTTCACGGTCCTACTGAGGCTGCTGTTGAACAAGTTTTCATGGCGCAGAACCCTGATTCTGCTTTAAAACTTGGACAAGCCCGTGGTGCGGCAATTGCGGCATTGGTCAATTTAGACCTACAAGTCGCGGAATATACTGCTCGTCAAATCAAACAGTCAGTGGTAGGTTACGGCGCTGCTGAAAAAGAGCAAGTTCAAATGATGGTGATGCGTTTATTGAACTTAAGCATTCAACCACAGGCTGATGCAGCCGATGCGTTAGCTGCTGCAATCTGTCATGCTCATGCTTCAGGGAGTATGAGCAAAATGGCGGTGTTAAATGCGCTCGGTGGTATGGCTCGTGGGCGAAGTCGTTCAAGTAGTAGAAGGCGTTAG
- a CDS encoding RNA methyltransferase, with the protein MNLFDSNNVSKHLDHVRIVMVNTTLPANIGSALRSMKTMGLSQLVLVAPKTYPHPDIDALAAGAQDLIEKIEIVDTLEQAIQDCHLVFGTSARSRTIPWPLLDVRPAAKEALQAATQQQNIAIVFGREDRGLTNEELALANYHLTIPVNPEYGVLNVAQAIQVICYELRMAALEQNTQQMTVVPDDHMQLKQQQSMEWDEPLVTQKQMEEFYPHLEKMLTEIEFLDPNNPRLLPLRLRRLFGRIQLDRMEYHLLRGIFSRVQALAKGSWKQTNSEDHAQ; encoded by the coding sequence ATGAATCTGTTTGACTCAAATAACGTGTCTAAACACTTGGATCATGTGCGTATTGTGATGGTCAATACCACCCTACCAGCCAATATTGGTAGTGCCTTACGCTCAATGAAAACGATGGGTTTATCTCAACTCGTTTTAGTTGCGCCTAAAACCTATCCACACCCAGATATTGATGCTTTAGCAGCGGGTGCACAGGATTTAATTGAAAAAATTGAAATTGTTGATACTTTAGAGCAAGCTATTCAAGACTGTCATCTCGTGTTTGGAACCAGCGCACGTAGTCGTACCATTCCATGGCCGTTACTGGACGTACGTCCTGCTGCAAAAGAAGCGTTACAAGCTGCAACTCAACAACAAAATATCGCTATTGTTTTTGGTCGTGAAGACCGTGGTCTCACCAATGAAGAACTTGCTTTAGCCAATTATCACTTAACCATCCCAGTTAATCCTGAGTATGGTGTTTTAAATGTCGCACAAGCGATTCAAGTCATTTGTTATGAGTTGAGAATGGCTGCACTCGAACAAAATACGCAACAAATGACTGTTGTTCCAGATGATCACATGCAACTTAAACAACAACAGAGCATGGAATGGGATGAGCCATTAGTAACACAAAAACAAATGGAAGAATTCTATCCTCATCTAGAAAAAATGCTGACTGAAATCGAATTTTTAGATCCAAATAATCCTCGTTTACTTCCATTACGCTTACGTCGCCTGTTCGGAAGGATACAATTAGATCGTATGGAATATCATTTATTGCGCGGAATTTTCAGCCGCGTACAGGCTTTAGCCAAAGGCTCATGGAAACAAACCAATTCGGAGGATCATGCCCAATGA
- a CDS encoding cold-shock protein, protein MSDTVTGTVKWFNETKGFGFIQADSGQDVFAHFSEIQSNGFKVLNEGQRVSFVLGQGKKGPQATTIKVI, encoded by the coding sequence ATGTCTGATACAGTTACTGGTACTGTTAAGTGGTTTAACGAAACTAAAGGTTTTGGTTTCATTCAAGCTGATTCTGGCCAAGATGTTTTTGCTCACTTCAGTGAAATCCAAAGCAATGGTTTCAAAGTATTAAACGAAGGCCAACGCGTTTCGTTTGTACTTGGTCAAGGTAAAAAAGGACCACAAGCAACTACAATTAAAGTTATCTAA
- the dnaE gene encoding DNA polymerase III subunit alpha codes for MRFVHLGIHTEFSITESIVRIPDLVKAAVKDDMPALALTDLSNLHAAVKFYEACLKKGIKPILGSVIRLNDAEHRATLLAMSSKGWRNLTEIVSRGFIEGQQLSIPCVQKEWIREQSEDLIVLLGQHSDVGKMLCSSNPQKAEPLLEAWIEKFGNRVYLALTRTERVGEEDFIQQAVKLAAKYQIGVVAHNDVHFIEQDDFEAHEARVCIADGYVLGDDKRPKNYSSEQYFKTGEQMSELFSDIPSAIENTYQIAKRCNVALQLGTYFLPDFPIPDGYTIDTYFEHLSRTGLEERLNHLYPIAERDEDWAEIRKPYDDRIKYEVDIILKMGFPGYFLIVMDFIQWAKNNGVPVGPGRGSGAGSLVAYSLKITDLDPLRYDLLFERFLNPERVSMPDFDVDFCIAGRDRVIEYVAQKYGREAVSQIATFGTMAAKGAIRDVARVLGKSYGLADRISKMIPTKPLGVDLATAIDMEPQLKDIVTNPSNPDNDDAAEIWEMALKLEGITRNTGKHAGGVVIAPGKITDYSAVLCEADGTSRVAQYDKDDVEAAGLVKFDFLGLRNLTVIEDAVQNINKRIKSEIPLEIANVPLDDKDAYLVFADANTTAVFQFESIGMKKMLKEARPSKFEEIIAFVSLYRPGPMDLIPDFIHRMHGGEFEYLHPLLEGVLEPTYGIMVYQEQVMQAAQFCAGYTLGGADLLRRAMGKKKPEEMVKQRQIFIEGAAKKEIDEATANHIFDYMEKFAGYGFNKSHAAAYALVAYHTAWLKAHYPSEFMAAVLSSEMQNTDSIVFLIDDCRNNKLEVLPPSVNMSLYHFHASDEKTIVYGLGAIKGVGEQAMQSVIDSRINEGPYKDLFDFCHRIDLKKINKRTLEALIRAGALDCLGIERSSLMAQLPEAVQAAEQARSNRETGIMDLFGEVEEVQRKPAKPVKPWSDEVRLKGEKDTLGLYLTGHPIDVYRPELKSFIPAKLNELTPTRRGVTTVFAGLVVDIANFPNRIMITLDDGTARVEISCNHERFQRYKEIVRLEQVIVIEGEIYEREGFDRPMARLSKAFNLNDIRQKRAQSIQIRLPQDLMTKSLAKDLQAILLPYCNVDMCQHIALQIQLEQSFATAELHLGPQWKVAPLDELLGKLRDYFGKDAIFIEYQVKSKAAKVAEAPKVTTVAPPPENMSIDEALDLYQAEISQYS; via the coding sequence ATGCGGTTTGTTCATCTCGGTATCCATACAGAATTTTCGATTACGGAATCGATTGTTCGCATACCTGATTTGGTCAAAGCTGCCGTTAAAGATGACATGCCTGCGCTTGCATTAACAGACTTATCCAACTTGCACGCTGCGGTGAAATTTTATGAAGCTTGTTTAAAAAAAGGCATTAAACCTATTTTAGGCAGTGTCATTCGACTAAATGACGCAGAGCACCGCGCAACCTTATTAGCTATGAGCAGTAAAGGTTGGCGAAATCTAACCGAAATCGTATCTCGGGGCTTTATTGAAGGACAACAACTTAGTATCCCATGCGTACAAAAAGAATGGATACGTGAACAATCAGAAGATTTAATTGTATTGCTTGGACAGCATAGTGATGTTGGCAAAATGCTGTGTTCATCCAATCCACAAAAAGCAGAACCTTTATTAGAAGCATGGATTGAAAAGTTTGGTAATCGTGTTTATTTAGCATTAACACGTACTGAACGTGTTGGTGAAGAAGATTTTATTCAACAAGCCGTTAAACTCGCTGCTAAATATCAAATTGGTGTCGTTGCACATAATGATGTTCACTTTATTGAACAAGATGATTTTGAAGCACATGAAGCACGTGTGTGTATTGCCGATGGTTATGTCCTTGGTGACGATAAACGTCCTAAGAATTATAGCTCTGAACAGTATTTTAAAACTGGTGAGCAAATGTCTGAACTATTTTCAGACATCCCTAGTGCCATTGAAAATACTTATCAAATTGCCAAACGTTGTAATGTTGCCTTACAACTCGGGACTTATTTCTTACCTGATTTCCCGATCCCAGATGGCTATACCATCGACACCTATTTCGAACATTTATCTCGTACAGGTTTAGAGGAACGCTTAAATCACCTTTACCCTATTGCTGAACGTGATGAAGATTGGGCTGAAATCCGAAAACCTTATGATGATCGTATCAAATACGAAGTTGATATTATTTTAAAAATGGGTTTTCCGGGTTACTTCCTGATCGTCATGGACTTTATTCAATGGGCCAAAAATAATGGTGTGCCTGTAGGTCCTGGCCGTGGTTCGGGTGCTGGTTCATTAGTTGCCTACAGTTTAAAAATTACTGATCTAGATCCATTACGTTATGATTTGCTTTTCGAACGTTTCTTAAACCCTGAACGTGTCTCAATGCCCGATTTTGACGTCGATTTTTGTATCGCAGGTCGTGACCGAGTGATCGAATATGTCGCACAAAAATACGGTCGTGAAGCCGTTTCACAGATTGCGACTTTTGGTACGATGGCTGCAAAAGGTGCAATTCGAGATGTTGCACGTGTCTTAGGTAAGTCTTATGGTCTGGCTGACCGTATTTCCAAAATGATTCCGACCAAGCCGCTTGGCGTTGATCTAGCCACTGCGATTGACATGGAACCACAGCTCAAAGACATCGTGACCAACCCATCAAACCCTGATAATGATGATGCTGCTGAAATTTGGGAAATGGCACTTAAGCTCGAAGGCATTACACGAAACACAGGGAAACACGCAGGTGGTGTAGTCATTGCACCCGGAAAAATTACCGATTATTCAGCGGTACTGTGTGAAGCAGATGGAACAAGTCGTGTTGCGCAATACGATAAAGATGATGTTGAAGCAGCAGGTCTGGTTAAATTTGACTTCTTAGGTTTGCGTAACCTCACAGTTATTGAAGATGCCGTTCAAAATATTAATAAAAGAATCAAATCTGAAATTCCTCTCGAAATTGCAAATGTTCCATTAGATGACAAGGATGCTTATTTAGTCTTTGCGGACGCAAATACAACTGCGGTGTTCCAGTTTGAATCCATCGGCATGAAAAAAATGCTCAAGGAAGCAAGACCGAGTAAATTTGAAGAAATTATTGCTTTCGTTTCTTTATACCGCCCCGGTCCAATGGATCTAATTCCAGACTTTATCCATCGTATGCATGGTGGTGAGTTCGAATATCTACATCCATTGCTAGAAGGTGTATTGGAACCTACCTACGGGATTATGGTTTACCAAGAACAGGTGATGCAGGCGGCACAGTTCTGCGCAGGCTATACGCTTGGTGGTGCAGATTTGCTTCGCCGTGCCATGGGTAAAAAGAAACCTGAAGAAATGGTTAAACAGCGCCAAATCTTTATTGAAGGTGCTGCAAAAAAAGAGATTGATGAAGCAACAGCAAACCATATCTTCGACTATATGGAAAAGTTCGCAGGTTATGGATTTAACAAATCACATGCTGCAGCCTATGCCCTTGTTGCCTATCACACTGCATGGTTAAAAGCACATTATCCTTCAGAATTTATGGCGGCGGTTTTATCATCAGAAATGCAGAATACGGACAGTATCGTATTCTTAATTGATGACTGCCGTAATAATAAATTAGAAGTGCTACCGCCTTCCGTAAATATGTCTTTGTATCATTTCCACGCCAGTGATGAAAAAACCATTGTTTATGGTCTCGGTGCAATTAAAGGCGTCGGTGAACAAGCGATGCAATCAGTCATCGACTCACGCATCAATGAAGGTCCATACAAGGATTTATTTGACTTCTGTCATCGAATCGACCTGAAAAAAATCAATAAACGTACTTTAGAAGCCTTAATTCGTGCAGGTGCATTGGATTGTTTAGGCATTGAACGTTCAAGCTTAATGGCTCAATTGCCTGAAGCTGTTCAAGCGGCTGAACAAGCACGAAGTAACCGCGAAACGGGTATCATGGATTTATTTGGTGAGGTTGAAGAAGTTCAACGCAAACCTGCTAAACCTGTGAAACCGTGGTCAGACGAAGTTCGCCTTAAAGGTGAAAAAGATACGCTTGGATTGTATCTCACTGGTCATCCGATTGATGTCTATCGTCCAGAATTAAAATCGTTTATTCCAGCAAAATTAAATGAACTAACACCTACTCGTCGTGGTGTCACGACCGTCTTTGCTGGTTTAGTCGTTGATATTGCCAACTTCCCGAACCGTATCATGATTACACTAGATGATGGTACTGCTCGTGTGGAAATCAGCTGTAATCATGAGCGTTTTCAACGTTATAAAGAAATCGTTCGTCTAGAACAAGTCATTGTTATCGAAGGCGAAATCTACGAACGTGAAGGCTTTGATCGCCCAATGGCGCGTTTAAGTAAAGCGTTTAATTTAAATGATATCCGCCAAAAGCGTGCCCAAAGTATTCAAATTCGTCTCCCTCAAGATTTAATGACCAAATCTTTAGCCAAAGATTTACAGGCAATTTTATTACCTTATTGCAATGTCGATATGTGTCAGCATATTGCTTTACAAATCCAACTTGAACAAAGCTTTGCGACAGCAGAGTTGCATCTAGGTCCGCAATGGAAAGTCGCACCTTTAGATGAGTTGCTAGGCAAGCTACGTGATTATTTTGGTAAAGACGCGATTTTTATTGAATATCAAGTGAAGTCAAAAGCTGCAAAGGTAGCAGAAGCGCCTAAAGTAACGACAGTTGCACCACCACCTGAAAACATGTCTATAGATGAAGCACTTGATCTGTATCAAGCTGAAATCTCTCAATACTCTTAA
- a CDS encoding IS5 family transposase: MGKSRGGMTCKILALVDSLGNLIKFRLMSGQYHDLVETKPLIEDVDFQALLADKAFDADWLIQELNERKVKVVIPPKSNRKVMRAFDAIMYKWRHLIENYFCKLKEFKRIAMRSCKTDTSFEAMIQLCASLINSR; the protein is encoded by the coding sequence ATAGGTAAATCTCGAGGTGGAATGACCTGTAAAATTCTTGCCTTAGTGGATAGTCTAGGCAACCTCATTAAGTTTCGATTAATGTCTGGTCAATATCACGATTTAGTAGAAACCAAACCTTTAATCGAAGATGTTGATTTTCAAGCATTACTAGCGGATAAAGCATTTGATGCAGATTGGCTCATCCAAGAGCTCAATGAACGTAAAGTGAAAGTGGTGATCCCACCAAAATCTAATCGAAAAGTAATGAGAGCATTTGATGCGATTATGTATAAATGGCGTCATCTCATTGAAAACTATTTCTGTAAGTTAAAAGAATTTAAACGTATAGCGATGCGTAGTTGTAAAACAGATACGAGTTTTGAAGCCATGATTCAATTGTGCGCGAGTTTAATTAACTCTCGGTAA
- a CDS encoding NAD(P)H-hydrate dehydratase yields the protein MQRSVYHSQSIQAWEQRWFAQQNSSLGLMQQAAWTISQQLIEPFNKNKIQKIAIWCGQGNNAGDGYYIAAFLKQHGFHITVYAAELGQSLDLKQAVQYALLNRVDIQSIDYLLSENANHQEIPTFDCHIDALFGIGLNRMLDQKWQSIIQLFNSQIGLKIAIDIPSGLHANTGQALPCVIQADHTFTILGYKAGLFTGQGKEYVGKLHLVSLIPTDVELKPIAYLSPEKISLPKRQAFGHKGSYGHVLVVGGHADMGGAVIMSAEAAFHAGAGKVSVVCHAKHHQAILSRSPNIMVRDINSLDQDAIQILLNHVDAVCFGMGLGRDEWAEQIYQQWFDLLNQNSHLEVVLDADGLWFLAKHQQKLKQHIYATPHSGEAATLLGCTAADIEQDRIAAIYQLEQKYAGQWVLKGAGSLVLEAELFICTQGNAGMGTGGMGDVLAGVIASLKAQFHEQVALHEIVSLHAQAGDLLAEHGMRGLQAHDMGKVIYTVVNQEN from the coding sequence ATGCAACGTTCAGTTTACCATAGCCAAAGCATTCAAGCATGGGAGCAGCGTTGGTTTGCGCAGCAAAATTCATCTTTAGGATTGATGCAACAAGCCGCTTGGACAATCTCACAACAGTTAATTGAACCATTTAATAAAAATAAAATTCAAAAGATCGCAATTTGGTGTGGACAAGGTAATAACGCAGGTGACGGTTACTATATCGCTGCTTTTCTAAAGCAACATGGATTTCACATCACGGTTTATGCAGCTGAACTCGGTCAATCTTTAGATTTAAAACAAGCTGTACAATATGCACTGTTAAATCGAGTTGATATTCAAAGTATCGATTATTTATTGTCGGAAAATGCGAATCACCAAGAAATTCCAACTTTTGATTGTCATATTGATGCTCTGTTTGGCATAGGTCTCAATCGAATGCTGGATCAAAAATGGCAGTCGATCATCCAGTTGTTTAACTCACAGATTGGTTTAAAGATTGCTATCGATATTCCGAGCGGGCTACATGCCAATACAGGTCAGGCTTTGCCATGTGTAATACAAGCCGATCATACCTTTACAATTTTGGGTTATAAAGCAGGTTTGTTTACAGGTCAAGGAAAGGAATATGTGGGAAAACTACATTTAGTCAGCCTGATTCCAACTGATGTGGAGTTAAAACCAATCGCCTATCTTTCCCCTGAAAAAATCTCTTTACCTAAACGTCAGGCCTTTGGTCATAAAGGTAGTTATGGGCATGTACTGGTGGTGGGTGGTCATGCGGATATGGGTGGAGCGGTGATTATGTCTGCTGAAGCAGCGTTTCATGCTGGAGCAGGGAAAGTTAGTGTGGTCTGTCATGCCAAACACCATCAGGCTATTCTGTCGCGTTCACCAAACATTATGGTGCGAGATATTAATTCGTTGGATCAAGATGCAATCCAAATCTTATTAAATCATGTGGATGCCGTCTGTTTTGGTATGGGTTTGGGACGGGATGAATGGGCAGAACAGATTTATCAGCAATGGTTTGATTTACTCAACCAAAATTCGCACTTAGAAGTCGTGCTTGATGCGGATGGACTTTGGTTTCTGGCAAAGCATCAGCAAAAATTAAAACAGCATATTTATGCCACACCACATTCAGGTGAAGCAGCAACTTTATTGGGTTGTACGGCTGCGGACATTGAGCAAGATCGTATTGCAGCAATTTATCAGCTAGAGCAAAAATATGCAGGACAATGGGTGCTTAAAGGGGCAGGTAGCTTGGTCTTAGAAGCTGAATTATTTATCTGTACCCAAGGCAATGCAGGAATGGGTACAGGAGGAATGGGGGATGTGCTCGCAGGTGTGATTGCCAGTTTAAAAGCACAATTTCATGAGCAAGTCGCATTGCATGAAATTGTGAGTTTGCATGCACAGGCAGGGGATTTACTGGCTGAACATGGAATGCGTGGTTTACAAGCACATGACATGGGGAAAGTGATTTATACAGTGGTAAATCAAGAAAACTAA
- a CDS encoding cold-shock protein has product MSNTVTGTVKWFNETKGFGFIHADSGQDVFAHFSEIQSNGFKVLHEGQRVSFTIADGKKGPQATGITVIAQN; this is encoded by the coding sequence ATGTCTAACACTGTGACTGGTACAGTTAAATGGTTCAATGAAACTAAAGGTTTTGGCTTTATTCATGCGGATTCTGGGCAAGATGTATTTGCTCATTTTAGTGAAATCCAAAGTAACGGTTTTAAGGTTTTACATGAAGGACAACGTGTTTCATTCACTATTGCTGATGGTAAAAAAGGACCTCAAGCAACTGGTATTACAGTAATTGCTCAAAACTAA
- the bioB gene encoding biotin synthase BioB — MTLRNDWTRDEIQALYDQPFLDLVFAAQGVHREHFQPNTIQVSTLLSIKTGKCPEDCKYCSQSAHYDSKLEAEKRIAVDKVIREAQTAKDSGSSRFCMGAAWRNPHERDMPYVLEMVREVKALGLETCMTLGMLNQSQAERLKDAGLDYYNHNLDTSREYYSHIISTRTFDDRLDTLDHVRQAGMKVCSGGIVGLGESRNDRIGLLQELATMPVHPESVPINMLVPIEGTPLADVEKLDVTEWIRTIAVARIIMPHSYIRLSAGRESLSDSDQALAFMAGANSLFSGDKLLTTPNAGEGKDQVLFAKLGLSAEKPKPTVAELSIDAMSA; from the coding sequence ATGACTTTACGTAATGACTGGACTCGTGATGAAATCCAAGCTTTATATGATCAACCTTTTTTAGACTTAGTATTTGCAGCACAAGGCGTTCATCGTGAGCATTTTCAGCCAAATACCATTCAAGTCAGCACACTGCTTTCAATCAAAACAGGTAAATGCCCAGAAGATTGTAAGTATTGCTCGCAATCTGCACATTACGACTCAAAACTAGAAGCAGAAAAGCGTATTGCAGTAGATAAAGTCATTCGTGAAGCTCAAACAGCAAAAGATTCTGGTTCTTCACGTTTCTGTATGGGCGCTGCTTGGCGCAACCCACATGAACGAGACATGCCCTATGTGTTAGAAATGGTTCGTGAAGTAAAAGCACTCGGTTTAGAAACTTGTATGACTTTAGGTATGCTGAATCAGTCACAAGCTGAACGCTTAAAAGATGCAGGTTTAGATTATTACAACCATAACCTTGATACCTCTCGTGAATACTATTCACATATTATTAGTACGCGTACTTTTGATGATCGTTTAGATACATTAGATCATGTACGTCAAGCGGGTATGAAAGTATGTAGTGGTGGTATCGTTGGCTTAGGTGAAAGTCGTAATGACCGTATTGGTTTATTACAAGAACTTGCAACTATGCCAGTACATCCTGAATCAGTGCCAATCAATATGCTTGTACCGATCGAAGGTACACCACTTGCCGATGTTGAAAAACTGGATGTGACCGAATGGATTCGTACCATTGCGGTTGCACGTATCATTATGCCGCACAGTTACATTCGTTTATCTGCTGGCCGTGAGTCACTCAGCGACTCTGATCAGGCATTGGCATTTATGGCTGGGGCAAATTCACTGTTCTCTGGTGATAAGCTTCTGACCACACCAAATGCTGGTGAAGGCAAAGATCAGGTCTTGTTTGCCAAACTGGGTTTAAGCGCAGAAAAGCCGAAACCAACTGTTGCAGAACTTTCCATTGATGCAATGAGTGCATAA
- a CDS encoding cold-shock protein — protein sequence MSDTVTGTVKWFNETKGFGFIQADSGQDVFAHFSEIQSKGFKVLQEGQRVSFVLGQGKKGPQATLITVI from the coding sequence ATGTCTGATACAGTTACTGGTACTGTTAAGTGGTTTAACGAAACTAAAGGTTTTGGTTTCATTCAAGCTGATTCTGGTCAAGATGTTTTTGCTCACTTCAGCGAAATCCAAAGCAAAGGTTTTAAAGTATTACAAGAAGGCCAACGCGTTTCTTTCGTACTTGGTCAAGGTAAGAAAGGACCACAAGCAACGCTCATCACTGTTATCTAA
- a CDS encoding IS5 family transposase (programmed frameshift) produces MDRYILTDAQWAKMEPFCLGKVTDRGRSGKDNRLFLEAVLWIARTGSPWRDLPPHFGKWNTVFKRYRDWVKAGVFETIFASVNEDVDLEYAMIDGTIVKVHRHGQGAKGGLSKQSIGKSRGGMTCKILALVDSLGNLIKFRLMPGQYHDLVETKPLIEDVDFQALLADKAFDADWLIQELNERKVKVVIPPKSNRKVMRAFDTIMYKWRHLIENYFCKLKEFKRIAMRSCKTDTSFEAMIQLCASLINSR; encoded by the exons ATGGATAGATACATACTTACTGATGCCCAATGGGCAAAAATGGAACCTTTTTGCCTAGGTAAAGTGACCGATCGAGGTCGTAGTGGAAAAGATAATCGATTATTCTTAGAAGCAGTCCTCTGGATTGCCCGTACAGGCAGTCCATGGCGTGATCTACCTCCTCATTTTGGTAAATGGAATACCGTCTTTAAAAGATACCGTGACTGGGTGAAAGCTGGTGTATTTGAAACTATTTTTGCATCTGTAAATGAAGATGTTGATTTGGAATACGCCATGATTGATGGAACGATTGTTAAAGTTCATCGACATGGGCAAGGTGCAAAAGGGGGACTTTCAA AACAGTCTATAGGTAAATCTCGAGGTGGAATGACCTGTAAAATTCTTGCCTTAGTGGATAGTCTAGGCAACCTCATTAAGTTTCGATTAATGCCTGGTCAATATCACGATTTAGTAGAAACCAAACCTTTAATTGAAGATGTTGATTTTCAAGCATTACTAGCGGATAAAGCATTTGATGCAGATTGGCTGATTCAAGAACTAAATGAACGTAAAGTGAAAGTGGTGATCCCACCCAAATCTAATCGAAAAGTAATGAGAGCATTTGATACGATTATGTATAAATGGCGTCATCTCATTGAAAACTATTTCTGTAAGTTAAAAGAATTTAAACGTATAGCGATGCGTAGTTGTAAAACAGATACGAGTTTTGAAGCCATGATTCAATTGTGCGCTAGTTTAATTAACTCTCGGTAA
- the queG gene encoding tRNA epoxyqueuosine(34) reductase QueG: MASTTSSGKSLDKIELQQLDPQELKTWIKTQALDLGFSDCVIAKPDAQDQMPRFKEYLKRGYHADMHYLEENLEKRADPTLLVPGTKSIVCVRMNYLVASPKPRYVPFEPNSAIIARYARGRDYHKVMRGRLKTLASRIKEKVGDFESRPFADSAPIFEKSLAESAGMGWTGKHTLLIHKKSGSFFVLGELFTSLDLPFDQPATAHCGSCTACIDICPTQAIVEPYMLDARKCIAYLTIEYKGIIPEELRSGIGNRIFGCDDCQLICPWNGFAKTASIPDFDPRHSLDDISLLEIWQWDEVTFLAKTEGSPIRRTGYQSFKRNIAIGLGNAPYSAEIVSQLQEAKALHDEIVNVHIEWAIQQQLQQINVPELKNDVFCPLALARFLYD; encoded by the coding sequence ATGGCTTCAACCACATCCTCTGGAAAATCACTTGATAAAATTGAGCTTCAGCAGCTTGATCCTCAAGAACTTAAAACATGGATAAAAACTCAAGCTTTAGACTTGGGCTTTTCTGATTGTGTCATTGCCAAACCTGATGCTCAAGATCAAATGCCACGTTTTAAAGAATATTTAAAACGTGGTTACCATGCTGATATGCATTATTTGGAAGAGAATTTAGAAAAACGTGCTGATCCAACATTGCTTGTACCTGGAACTAAAAGCATTGTTTGTGTGCGGATGAACTATCTTGTGGCATCACCTAAGCCCCGTTATGTACCATTTGAACCAAATTCAGCCATTATTGCGCGCTATGCACGTGGACGTGACTATCATAAAGTCATGCGTGGTCGACTTAAAACATTAGCCAGTCGTATTAAAGAAAAAGTGGGCGACTTCGAATCACGCCCGTTTGCGGACTCAGCACCTATTTTTGAAAAATCACTTGCTGAAAGTGCAGGTATGGGCTGGACAGGAAAACATACCTTACTCATTCATAAAAAATCAGGTTCTTTCTTCGTTTTGGGTGAGCTATTTACTTCGCTTGACCTCCCTTTTGATCAACCCGCAACAGCCCATTGTGGCTCATGTACTGCTTGCATCGACATTTGCCCAACACAAGCCATTGTTGAGCCTTATATGTTGGATGCAAGGAAATGTATTGCTTACTTAACTATTGAATATAAAGGAATCATTCCTGAAGAGTTACGTTCAGGTATAGGTAATCGTATTTTCGGTTGTGATGATTGTCAGCTGATTTGCCCGTGGAATGGCTTTGCTAAAACCGCGTCAATTCCAGACTTTGACCCAAGACATAGTTTAGATGACATTAGCTTGTTAGAGATCTGGCAATGGGATGAAGTAACTTTTCTTGCAAAAACAGAAGGTAGTCCAATTCGCCGCACAGGCTACCAATCCTTTAAACGGAATATTGCAATCGGCTTAGGAAATGCGCCATACTCGGCTGAAATCGTGAGCCAATTGCAAGAAGCAAAAGCTCTACACGATGAGATTGTCAATGTACATATTGAGTGGGCAATTCAACAACAATTGCAGCAAATAAACGTACCTGAATTGAAAAATGATGTTTTTTGCCCTTTGGCTTTGGCACGATTTCTGTATGATTAA